The Mycosarcoma maydis chromosome 6, whole genome shotgun sequence genomic sequence CGCGCGAAGGACCGGAACGTTGGACAGGCATTCTTTGAGGTTCCTGAAACGAGATGCCCGGGAGGCGTTGGGTAGGCTGTGATGAAGTGCTGTTCAGATACGCTTGGTGACTGCCGAGAGGCGGGGACATGGCATCGGGAGGAGGGGGCGAGAAGAAAGGTTGCTGCGagcgttgttgttgttgttgttgttgttgttgctgctgctgctgctgctgtggaaGATATCCAGGAGGCAGAATATGATGTAGATTTGGAGGCGGCGAGAAAATGGGATTTTGGGGACGCCCAGTGCTGCCGGGAATGGTGAGAGGAGGCAGTGGTGGAGGGCCGTCGGAACGATTGGGCCTTGTTCCCTGCGCTGGGCGAGCAGCGTCGGGAAGAGATTCGAAAGGATTCATTGTAATGTGTAGCAGTCGATGCGGACAGCGAGAGAGGTGATGAGAAGACGCGAAGGAGAAAAGACAATGGCTAGCGTCAAGGTGCTAGGCTCTTGTTGCTTGAAAATGGAGTGGATGTAGGTGGGAGGGTCGAAGGAGCTGTCTATACTGGCGAGGGAAGCATGAAAGGATTAAGTGATGAACGAAGGATATCTATGTACGATCGGAGGTAGCTGAAAGCATGAACGTCAGCGTTGTGTGGCTAAGGTCGCGCGGCCTTATGGAAGGATACAGGTAAAGCTGTTGCGACGGAATGAGGCATGGAatgctgagctgagctgagctgatTGGCAAGGTGTCTTCCGAGGTGAGACAGGTCGAGCGAGTAGCGGATGAGCAAAGCAACGTGGCTAGTTGGAGAAACGTCGAGGGAGGAGAGCTTGCGTTTGTCAGACGGCTAGGATCGTGGATGAAGGGCGGGGACGGGAAAAAAGTTGGCGACcgaagctcgagatggaggCAAGATCAAGCCAAGCTAGAGCAAGATCAGGCTGTCCAAGATGTGGATGGTGGATATGGTCAACACGACGCAGGCTCGTGTTGCAAGTCCAGGTGCGAGGTTGAGGtcgaggcggaggcggaggcggagggCAGGGGCGAGAGGCAggatgaggaagaggacgaggacgaggacgaggacgaggaagagagaaGACGGGCGGAATCGCTCAACGGCGTCTGTAGGTTCACAGTTGCGGGCCGAGCAGAAAAGAGCACAACACTGCACAGCTAATTGACAGGTGAGGAAGCCACAAGCAACCGCGATGATGATAGAGGATGAGCCAGggagccagagccagagccagagagagagccagagagagacagagagggagaggagaggagaggagagggagaaacgtgaatcacggaatGCAAAAACAAACGAAACACAAGAGGATCAACAgtcaagatcgagcgaGCAACAGCGTGCAACTTGCAGGCCAAGCCAggccattcacgattttgcCAGCCAACAGCGCGAAACTGCCAAAGCCGgcagcaggcagcagcacatcAGCACAGTTTCCGCTGCCAATTTCAAGAATTATAAATGAGATAAATGCCCTTTAGGGGCCAGCACCACTCAGGATTGATTACACCGGGATCGGCTGCTTGCGTGCAGGCGTGCGTATGTCTtcggagcagcagcacaacaTCAAccacaacaacaacaacaacaaaaAATACACATGAAAATACACACACCTATCCAAGAGATTGAAACTGAAATCCAATTATCAATCGTAAATCGcaaatcgtaaatcgtaaatcgtaaatcgtaaatcgtaaatcgtcaatcgtgaattctgTGATAGCGCATCTGACTGGAAATCATCCCGGATCACAAATCGGAAGTGGACCCATCGGTGGAAGCTCCTAAAGTCAACATGTTGCACGCGGCTGGCATCTCTGCTGTGGTGCCTTTCGAACGAGGCCAAGCTTGTTTGTGCTTGCGAAAAGATAGGCGAAAGCGAGTGAACCACAATCACGGACAGCAGAGAGGAAATGACAGGAGACCAAGTTCGTGAGTGTATGCATGGAAAGGGGCCAAGTCCCCCTCATCAACTTGACCTCGCTTCGCCTCACGTCGTCTAGCCCCTACCTCACTTCTTGAACTGTACCTTGCAACTCTACGATCATAATTGGCCGTACCGTCTCGTGTCTTAGTTAGCCAACAAGTCGGCTCCCTGCAAGCAGTGCTGGACAAACAAGGCGAGGTACACCAATCGGTCGTGCGTCAGAAACTATTAAATATTTATTTCGAGTATCTAGCAGAGAAATTGAACCCCTGTTTTGGAGCCCCTCTTCTGGACACACAGCACAAGTTTCAGCGACTGAGGGTCCACTGACGGCCAAGCACAGCGCATATCTTGAGCCACAAccatgaatcgtgaatggttaCTGCAAATGGGACACACAAATATTCGTGATCCttacattcgtgattgcgaaCCGGCGTCTGTCCTCCAgaattcacaattcaagattcacgattcacggttcgcGATCGATTGTGATTCAGGGATCATCAAGCCAAAAGGCGGTGCTGCCAACAGTCAAGAGTTGGGCTTCTGCCAAGCACCGGTTTGTTCGGCAAACGAAAACGCTGCGAGCATCTAAGTTAACCCCTGCCCGTAAAATAACTTAGAAACACGAAAGGTAGGTGAAGTTACTCTACCGATCACAATCAacatcaatcacgaatcacgaatacagAACATGCAACCTTTCTCCAATTAAGACGATTTCGAAATCGCGAATCTTCAACCATTTGTATCTAAATCAAGTTCTAAAATAAATTACAATAACGTTACCAATCGTGGATTGCAGCTTCTTTTTGAAACTTTTTCTCCCCAGCACAGAACCTCTCGTATCTGTTCTGTGCCGATCTTCTCGAGAGCCTCACCACGCTCTGTGCATCACGTTGCATCGCCCGCACGGTGTGCCTACCACCTGCTTCAGAATTCGCTATTCACATTCGAATTGGCTCCTGATTGAATGAATCGGAGCGGGCTACAAACACAGAACAAAGCACGGAGTTCTCAAATCGAAGCGTCCTAGCGCCACATTGAACGCCAACCAATCACCAACGTGGAAAGCTCACACTGGTGAAGCAGTCAAAATGGGCGATCGGAAAGATTCCGTGATCCACTCTGAGGCTGTCCGCCCCTCCTCACATCTGTATGATGGACAGCGGACAGGCGCCTCACTACACACATGCAGGGATCGGCGAGGGCCCTGTTTTTTCCCGTGGCAAGACAAActcaaaaaaaaaaaccccccCTTTCAGGTTCGtgctcgaagcgaagcGGCAATTAGGATAAGTTACCTCGTTACGACTTGAGTCAATTACGAGTGTCGTCAGATTGCGTCGGGACGATTCTCAATTTATTGCCCCTTTCACCATCGATTCACGCCAATACCTGTCCAGTTACCTTTTGTCTGTATTTATGATTCTTGACTCCCGCATAAGCCTCTGTTGGCTTGGGTCGGTGTATgacaaaaaaaaatcacgattcgaaCTGTTGCTTGCGCGCTCTGTCTGGCTGAATCGCTGTCCTCATCTtttcctgctgctgctcgttggGATGACGAATCCGCTTCAGATGCAAAAATGCAATCATGCGCCTTTCAAATGCCAACGTTCATGGTCGTGCGTCCATCACGCCGCCCAAGGCCCACAGGCgaatgaatcgtgaatggtgaagGTCACGTGGACTCTACTCACCGACTTGGTGCGAGAAAAGAGTACCAAGGCTCTAACAGCCATCGACCTACCCACGACCGTGTGCTGTGTCCCATCAGCATGTTCTGCATGTTGACGCTCACGACTCTAGTGCGCTAGAACAGCAGTGGGCCTTCTCGGAATGAAGCCGAGTCGCATCTGACCTTGGAGCATATCCTTTGCTCACTTGGTCTCAGAATCAATCGAAGCTCAGCCTGCGTATCAGCCCAATTATGGAACCGTGTGTGAAGCAAAAGGGATTTTTGGATTGCGTGTTtccttgtcgagcacaTGTGCATCCTCTTCAACGCGAAAGGTGGTAATCGTCGATCCTGAGCAAAAGTGAAACCGTCTCGGTGGCCAGCTCGATAGCACTCGTGTTGACCAGCAACGGCTGCAGCACATTCTCCTCCAAGATGTTGGTGATCTGACCCTTGCGCACGTTGATACCCGCGGTCCTCTCGCCCAGCGCGTGACGGTTACGCAGCTCAGtgacgatgctgatcgGGTTCAAGCCTGCATTCTCTGCAAGCGTAGTCGGAATcacctcgagcgcctcggCGTATGCCTGGAAACAGTACGCCTCCATCCCCTTGAGTGTCTGCGAGTACTGCGATAACAGACGCGACACGTGCACCTCGGGCGCTCCACCACCCGCAATCAacgccttcttcttgaccagACATCGCACAACACACAGCGCATCGTGCAAActgcgctcgctctcttCCAACACGAGCGAGTTGGCTCCCGTGCACAGGATGCTTACCGTCCTGCCCATGTTCTTGATGCCCGTGATCTTGACCACCCGAGAACCGTTCTGCtgcacctcgtcgatcagATCCGCCGAAGCAAGCTTGTCTTCGGTAAACGCTTCGATATCGGCGATCGGCTTGGCACCCAGCGTCTTGGACACAAattcgatctcgtcgcGCTCGACGTCTTTGACAACAAGGATCTTGAGTTTGGCGAGGAAGTGCAGCGCAAGTTCGTTGACAGCATCGCGCAAGATCGATTTTTGGATCAGCAAAACGTTGCAGCCCGTCTTTTTGATCTTCTTGCACATGTTGAGCAGGTATTGTCGTTCTTCCTTGAGAATCTTGTCCATCTGTCGGTAGTCATTGACCACGATCTGATTATCCATGTCCGGCTTCGGGCTGCTCAGCTGGAATTGGCACACAGCGATCTTGGCTTTTTCCATCCGAGTCGGCCCTCCGCTACCCGAGATGACGTTCTGCGCAAGTACAAGTCCTTCGACGAGCTCCGTGTCGTCGATCGTGCCGCCAACCTTTTTGACAATGCGGATGTCGCGCAGGTCAACATTGTCTTGCGCATCTGCCGATCGCGAAGCTCGCGACGTCGTGGCAGCTCCTTCAGCGCCAGAGCCCATCGAAGAGCTGGTCGTGATGGCATTCGCCTTGGCTGCCGCCGCGGCGCTAGACGAACCAGGAGTGACGAGACGCGTGACCGCATCCACAGCAATCGGAGCAAGCACCGAAGAGTACTGCGAGACAATCttcgagttgagcgaggTACTTGCGGCACGAAGCAGCGACTCGCGGTCATTCAGCTCGACAGGTGTCGAGATCTCGGTGAGGAACTCGACCGCCTTGGCAGCCGCCTTTTGGAACGATTCGGCAATGATGGTGGGGTGAATACCCTTGTTGAGCATCTTTTCCGCAGCGCCCAGCAAGCTTCcagcgacgacaacgaccGACGTAGTACCGTCACCGGCCTCGACGTCCTGCGCCTGcgagagctcgacgagcatcCTGGCAGCGGGGTGCATAACAGCCATATGTTTGAGAATGGTAGCGCCGTCGTTGGTGATGACCACTTCACCGTTGGAGGTCTGGATCATCTTGTCCATGCCCTTGGGTCCGAGCGAAGTTCGCACAGCATCACTGAcagccttggcagccaACAGATTGGATCTCCTGACCTCATCTGGTTTGTCGGCGTTCTTAAAAGCGTTTTGCGAAGGCGTGCCCCGCGgggcggcggcggcggaggcggcggctgctgaCATGGTCGTTTCAGCTATATGGATCTTGAGGACGATATCGATGCTCCTAAATCAGACCTGGAATGGTTGGGTTGCTCTACGAGTTATAGCTGGAGAGCAGAGGTAGAGGCCAGCTGTATCGATGTGAGGAGTGTGGATGGGAAGAGACACTTGCTTCTCCGAGTTGCGCACAGAACACATCGCTCAGCCTTCTGAGACGCAACGCGCGCAATTTTAGTGTTGGTCAGGCGTGTGTGCCACTTCAGTGTCGAAgaaacaagaagaaggaaaaTCGCAAAGGCGCGTTCACAGCCAAGCAGAGATTGGTGCAGTACTAATCGTGACATAAGCAAACTTCCGCTTCGCACACCTGGACCCTTCCTCAAGTTGAACCACCGCGCAGCCTTGTTATCGCTGATACTGGCTGCGCAGCCATGGAATTACCGTCTCTCGCAAagtcactcacgactgacgTGGGCCTCCACTTTCCAAGGAGACGCTCGTGCTGTGTTAGTTACTGACTTTGACGCCAGGACGCACCTTGGCTCTGCCCCTTCAACATCACCTTGCATTAGCTTTGCACCTTCGCCACTCTCCTTTCTACGATCACAGGTAGCTCACAAGCTTCGCAAGCAAAGCATACCTCGAACGCTTGTCAAAGCACCTAAGCGCTGACTTCCCGAGGGCTTCTGCAGTTGCAATCTCGCCACGATCGGGACACTCGTAACCTTTCTGCGTTCTCTGGCGTACTACCTAGCGAGCCCCGCTTGGTCGAAATCACGCATTTCATCTACAAGCCATGTCGATGTTTGGGGGTCTGGATGGCGGCTTTGCCCGCTTCATGCAGAATGGCATGGATCCGCGTTTCCCAAGACCACCGCGAGCATACGATGAATACTTTAAAGCATACAGTATGGCCATGCTTCCCGGTAAGGAACGTCTCAACGTCAGCTATGGTGGCAAAATTATCATGCCTCCATCCGCACTAGCACACTTGACCAATCTCGAAATCGAGTCGCCATGGTTCTTCGAGTTGCGCACTACAGGAGCGTCCGAGGTGCGCCGCACGCACGCTGGTGTACTCGAATTTATCGCCGACGAAGGCCACGTTCATCTTCCCGCATGGATGATGCGGACTCTCGGCTTGTCGGAAGGCGATCCTATCCGACTCACGGGCGCCACGCTCCCCAAGGGTAAGATGGTCAAGATTCAACCACAAACCGTCGATTTTTTGGAGATCAGCGACCCTAAGGCAgtgctcgagcaagcttTCCGCAACTTTTCCGCACTGACGCCCGGTGacatcgtcgagatcaGCTACAATTGCCTCACGTTTGAGATTCTCATCATGGAAATTACGCCCGATGCCGACGGTATTTCAATCATTGAAACTGATCTAGAGGTAGACTTTGCTGCACCCAAGGGCTACGTCGAGCCGACACCGCAGCCAAGacctccaccgccaaccATGGCCTCGAAACTAAACATTGACAGTTCTCGTGTTGAGTCAATTCCACCGACCCGCACGTCAACACCTGGATCGCTCACAGGCACAAGTGCTACTGGCGGTTCTGGTATGGCCACCCCATCGGGTCCCTTCCGTGGCTCAGGTCAAACACTGAgcggcaagaagagcaagggcaagaaggagCGCCAGATTGAACAACTCGATCCTTTCAGCATGATACGACGTACCGACATGCCACGCATCGTGACCAACGATACCCAGCTTACAGAGAAAAAGATTCCCGCTGCACTCAATTTGCCTTTTGGAAAATTGTTCTTTGGGTACGAGATCATCCCTGTTGGCGGCAAAGTTGATGGAACTGTaaaggagaagaagacggAAAGTTTTGGAGGAGCAGGTACGACTCTGTCTGGTCGCGCGCCACGACCCAAGCCGCAAGAGAAGGACAACAGTACACCGACggcgagcgcagcatcgtcagGTTACACGCTCGGCGGAGGGCGTGTGTTGGGAGAGAGCTCGCGAAGCAGCCGGTACGCTACACCGACAAGCTCTGATGGTCGCAGTCTCAACGAAAGCAGACGCGAAGTCATCGAAATTGACTCGGATTGATGCTCACTTTCGTTCTGCTTACATGGCGGGATCGCATTGCACGGTAACCATTCGGTAAGACGTACAGGCAAAGGCGTCAAGAGGTTCGAACCAGTCGAGGCAAGAAAGACCAATACCTCTtgtgctgctttgcttcaCACATGCAGATCAAACAACGAGTCCTCTTGCCATAAGTCTGCTCCTCCACGTCTTCGTATTATCATGCAATCATAGTAGCCATGCATCGCTTCATCTTGTGGAACGTGCTGTGCAACTTGACATTCTCAGAACATGGTGATGTCATGCGCGTCCGGTTCGTGACTGGCCATGAGTGTGTGTGGCCTCGGACACGAAACCAGGGTAGAGGAAAGGGGATCTCATTGCTGAGTGGGaccagcggcggcggctgaATGCCAGGAATGCGTCTGAGCCCGTTGTGGCGGCTGATCTTCGGTCCGAGCTAACGAGGGTGTGGAGCGTGGACTTTGAAACAAGGACACGGCCGTCCTGCTGGATGGCTGTGCATATTGGTAGCTATGTGTTCCGTGTGCTACGTGCCGTTGAAGGGGACTCTGGGACACGCGCTTGAATCGCTCTTGAGGATTGGATGGAGTACGAAGGTGTGAATGAGAACTGGGCAGTGAGCCTGGCTGCATTCGGGGAGAATCTAACGAGACATGCAGCAGGGCGCAAAGAGTCGGCAATTGTCAGACCGTGAACAGCAAAGCATGTCTTGCACTTCGCAACCAACCTCTGATTGAAGCCCTTGCCATAAAGGTTTTAGGGGAGATAGCTCGGAAAGGGAGAGGCGGTGGCTTGAAGGCAAAGATCTCCGATCCGCCTGTCGATGTTTGCGTCAGAGGTCTAAAACACAGCATTCACCGTCCATGTCAGCGCTCTTCGTAAGGCAGCGTCCCTCGATTGCAGtttcgagcagcagcttaCCTAGACCTTAGCTCTGGTTGTTGAAAATTGCCGCTGAGGCACCTTGAAGGTGGCCGTAAATGTGCCCGATCTGCCGCTGCCTCGGTGTTGCAAGGCCGGTGGGACCTGTCATGCCGGTCGCGAAAAAACGGACGTCAGACTTCTGGTTCACAGCAGCGAAATAAGGCGAAATGGGCAGCCCTCGCATGTCGTTTGGCTCTAGCTGAAGAGATGTTTCTCGTTTGACTCACGGCGATTCGTTGCAAGTGATGTCAGCCTCAACTTTCAGAGGACGCGACCTCAATGCTTGGACGTCTGCTTTCAAAGCGAGGTTCTCCTTGCGTACTGCAGCCAATTCCCTAGTAAAGATTGTATAAGAAGAAGGCCAATTGTCAGAACTGACGTGTGTCCTGATGCGGAGAGTCTGTCTGtgaaagtcgtgagtgtgtaGAAGCCTACCTCTGCAACACCGCATACCTGTCAAAATCGTTCTTGAGGAGGCTGAGCAGCCGCTTCTGCTCAAGCACCTTACTTTTGAGATAGCTGGAGGAAAACAAAAGCAACAAGTGGAGCCCATGTATGCCAGTCTCTGTGAGTCGATCAGCTAGTAGCAATTTGAGCTTGCAACGAAGGGCAAGACACACCTTATCAAGTCCGACATATGCTTGAACTGGAAGGTACAGTTTCTCCTAATCAGCTCTTGGTTTCACTCGTCGACACTCGACGATGGTCTGTTTTGTTTTAAAGATCTCATACCTGAAACTGTCGGCCAATCGCCAAGAGAAATACTTTCGAGTAGTCAGGTCAGATTAATCCTTCTTTACCCAATTGATGGTCCAAGACTAACGTTGTATGCATCTGTGAGCTCGCCAATCGAAGCGTCAAAGGGCTGCAGGTAACGCTGTAAGGGAGCTGGGAGCTGTTGAATGCACGCAATGTGTGGTTCATCAGCACCTTCCTTTGCATGGTAGGTATCTGGTCAAAGAGACGAGGTCATACCTCGTTCGGCTGGAGCTGCATCGCGTAGACGTCGATGTGGCATTTCGGACAAATGGCCCGAAGCTCTCGGGGGAGCGGCTGGTGATCGTGTGCTTGTCCACCGTTTATTTCCCTGTGGCAAAAAATGTGGAAGCACTGTAAAAGTTGGACAAAAGCAAAATTCAACGACTCACAACATGTCGTCAGTGACGACGAGTGCAGCCCCTGAAGCTAACGAACAGCTTGG encodes the following:
- a CDS encoding putative chaperonin containing TCP-1 complex subunit CCT4, with product MSAAAASAAAAPRGTPSQNAFKNADKPDEVRRSNLLAAKAVSDAVRTSLGPKGMDKMIQTSNGEVVITNDGATILKHMAVMHPAARMLVELSQAQDVEAGDGTTSVVVVAGSLLGAAEKMLNKGIHPTIIAESFQKAAAKAVEFLTEISTPVELNDRESLLRAASTSLNSKIVSQYSSVLAPIAVDAVTRLVTPGSSSAAAAAKANAITTSSSMGSGAEGAATTSRASRSADAQDNVDLRDIRIVKKVGGTIDDTELVEGLVLAQNVISGSGGPTRMEKAKIAVCQFQLSSPKPDMDNQIVVNDYRQMDKILKEERQYLLNMCKKIKKTGCNVLLIQKSILRDAVNELALHFLAKLKILVVKDVERDEIEFVSKTLGAKPIADIEAFTEDKLASADLIDEVQQNGSRVVKITGIKNMGRTVSILCTGANSLVLEESERSLHDALCVVRCLVKKKALIAGGGAPEVHVSRLLSQYSQTLKGMEAYCFQAYAEALEVIPTTLAENAGLNPISIVTELRNRHALGERTAGINVRKGQITNILEENVLQPLLVNTSAIELATETVSLLLRIDDYHLSR
- a CDS encoding polyubiquitin-binding protein UFD1 (related to UFD1 - ubiquitin fusion degradation protein) yields the protein MSMFGGLDGGFARFMQNGMDPRFPRPPRAYDEYFKAYSMAMLPGKERLNVSYGGKIIMPPSALAHLTNLEIESPWFFELRTTGASEVRRTHAGVLEFIADEGHVHLPAWMMRTLGLSEGDPIRLTGATLPKGKMVKIQPQTVDFLEISDPKAVLEQAFRNFSALTPGDIVEISYNCLTFEILIMEITPDADGISIIETDLEVDFAAPKGYVEPTPQPRPPPPTMASKLNIDSSRVESIPPTRTSTPGSLTGTSATGGSGMATPSGPFRGSGQTLSGKKSKGKKERQIEQLDPFSMIRRTDMPRIVTNDTQLTEKKIPAALNLPFGKLFFGYEIIPVGGKVDGTVKEKKTESFGGAGTTLSGRAPRPKPQEKDNSTPTASAASSGYTLGGGRVLGESSRSSRYATPTSSDGRSLNESRREVIEIDSD